A genomic stretch from Candidatus Binatia bacterium includes:
- a CDS encoding PQQ-dependent sugar dehydrogenase, translating into MAFAEGSACAAVTTERVASGLDLPLYVTAPPGDPDHLFIVEQHSGRIRVLNLADNSINAIPFLTITGLAQGSEQGLLGLAFHPDYATNGFFYVNVTVTSGDTEIRRYKVSSDPVVAIPDSKQLVLGYAQPQANHNGGWLGFGPDGYLYISVGDGGGSYDEDAGHTPGTGNGQDITSDLLGKMLRIDVNGDDFPADSTRNYAIPADNPFVGKTGDDEIWSFGLRNPWRASFDRATGNLYIGDVGQDTREEIDVQPAGSAGGQNYGWRLREGTIATPGVGGARPPGEIDPIYDYPHGNGQFEGDVVTGGYVYRGPVAELRGQYFFADFESAHIWTLLYDGSDPSTFDGTNYTNLTDRTAELAPGAGLSIDEISSFGEDAAANLYIVDLGGEVFRIVEIGPATTTTSTTTTTTAVPARCGNPVTDADAPSSITAADALFVLSAAVGTSSCAACECDVNDSGSVTAADALAVL; encoded by the coding sequence GTGGCCTTTGCCGAGGGCTCCGCCTGCGCAGCCGTCACTACCGAGCGCGTCGCCAGCGGGCTCGACCTGCCCCTCTACGTCACGGCACCGCCGGGGGACCCGGACCACCTGTTCATCGTCGAGCAGCACAGCGGACGGATCCGCGTCCTCAACCTGGCCGACAACTCGATCAACGCGATCCCCTTCCTGACGATCACGGGGCTGGCGCAGGGCTCCGAGCAGGGGCTGCTCGGCCTGGCCTTCCATCCCGACTACGCAACCAACGGCTTCTTTTACGTGAACGTCACCGTGACCAGCGGCGACACCGAGATCCGCCGCTACAAGGTCTCGAGCGATCCGGTCGTCGCCATCCCCGACAGCAAGCAGCTCGTGCTCGGCTACGCTCAGCCCCAGGCCAACCACAACGGGGGATGGCTGGGCTTCGGTCCCGACGGGTACCTGTACATCTCGGTCGGGGACGGCGGAGGGAGCTACGACGAAGATGCCGGCCATACCCCCGGGACGGGCAACGGCCAGGACATCACATCCGACCTGCTCGGCAAGATGCTGAGGATCGACGTCAATGGGGACGACTTTCCCGCCGACAGCACGCGCAATTATGCAATCCCCGCCGACAACCCTTTCGTCGGCAAGACCGGCGACGACGAGATCTGGAGCTTCGGCCTGCGCAACCCCTGGCGCGCCAGTTTCGATCGCGCTACCGGCAACCTCTACATCGGCGACGTCGGCCAGGACACGCGCGAAGAGATCGACGTGCAGCCGGCGGGATCGGCCGGCGGCCAGAACTACGGCTGGCGCCTGCGCGAAGGTACGATCGCAACGCCGGGCGTCGGCGGCGCCAGGCCCCCGGGGGAAATCGATCCCATCTACGACTACCCGCACGGCAACGGCCAGTTCGAGGGCGATGTCGTAACCGGCGGCTACGTCTATCGAGGACCCGTAGCCGAGCTGCGGGGCCAGTATTTCTTCGCGGATTTCGAGTCGGCGCACATCTGGACCCTCCTCTACGATGGATCCGATCCCTCGACGTTCGACGGCACCAATTACACGAACCTCACCGACCGCACTGCCGAGCTCGCGCCGGGCGCAGGGCTGAGCATCGATGAGATCTCTTCGTTCGGCGAGGACGCCGCCGCCAATCTCTACATCGTCGACCTTGGCGGGGAGGTATTCCGCATCGTGGAAATCGGGCCGGCGACGACGACCACCAGCACCACGACGACGACGACCGCCGTACCGGCGCGCTGTGGAAATCCGGTCACGGACGCCGACGCACCTTCTTCGATCACTGCGGCCGACGCGCTCTTCGTGCTCAGCGCAGCGGTCGGGACTTCTTCGTGCGCTGCGTGCGAGTGCGACGTCAACGATAGTGGCAGCGTCACTGCGGCCGACGCCCTGGCGGTGCTGC
- a CDS encoding M23 family metallopeptidase, whose product MAGFSYPKPSLLYGVLAASVAVNLFVVLRHPATAPVAPAAVDTAAAPAAPAAATQAPAQAGAVFATAGQVPAADKAAPAANSSSGQWTTVSAKVEQSLARTFQVAAGEDGDALVSVFTRIFVWDLDVRRDILAGDSVSVVWRKGGDGLPEIAAASLQSRHLGRTLTAYRWQAPGDPFPSYWHPDGSEAPLRLKDGPLLQYEQITSLLKDRPTHKGMDFKTPLGSEVHAPKAGTVTRINWNWTMNGNCIEIRYEDGMLAKFLHLSANKVSEGQKVSAGQIIALTGNTGHTTAPHLHYQLNRDENHVIDPLDYHGTVRRVLAADQVATMKRDVAEYDKMLAGGSNG is encoded by the coding sequence ATGGCAGGATTCTCTTATCCCAAACCTTCTCTTCTCTATGGTGTGCTCGCTGCCTCGGTGGCGGTGAATCTCTTCGTGGTGCTGCGCCACCCGGCGACCGCTCCGGTCGCCCCCGCGGCAGTCGATACGGCTGCGGCGCCAGCCGCACCCGCAGCAGCGACCCAGGCCCCCGCGCAGGCAGGGGCGGTTTTCGCCACTGCGGGCCAGGTCCCCGCGGCCGACAAGGCGGCGCCCGCGGCGAACTCCTCCAGCGGTCAGTGGACGACGGTCTCGGCCAAGGTCGAGCAGTCGCTCGCGCGCACGTTCCAGGTGGCAGCAGGCGAGGACGGCGACGCGCTCGTCAGCGTATTCACGCGCATTTTCGTCTGGGACCTCGACGTCCGGCGCGACATCCTGGCCGGGGACTCGGTGTCGGTGGTCTGGCGCAAGGGAGGCGACGGGCTTCCGGAAATCGCGGCGGCCAGCCTCCAGTCGCGGCATCTCGGCCGCACGCTCACCGCGTATCGCTGGCAGGCGCCAGGAGATCCGTTCCCCAGCTATTGGCATCCCGACGGCAGCGAAGCGCCGCTTCGCCTGAAGGACGGTCCTCTCCTGCAGTACGAGCAGATCACGAGCCTGCTGAAGGACCGGCCGACGCACAAGGGAATGGACTTCAAGACCCCGCTCGGCAGCGAAGTGCACGCGCCCAAGGCCGGCACCGTCACGCGAATCAACTGGAACTGGACGATGAACGGCAACTGCATCGAGATCCGCTACGAAGACGGGATGCTGGCCAAGTTCCTGCACCTTTCAGCGAACAAGGTCTCCGAAGGGCAGAAGGTGAGCGCGGGCCAGATCATCGCGCTGACCGGCAACACCGGGCACACGACGGCGCCCCACCTGCACTACCAGCTCAACCGGGACGAAAACCACGTCATCGATCCGCTCGACTACCACGGCACGGTACGCCGGGTACTGGCGGCCGACCAGGTCGCGACGATGAAACGCGACGTCGCCGAATACGACAAGATGCTGGCAGGCGGCTCGAACGGCTGA
- a CDS encoding NAD(P)/FAD-dependent oxidoreductase, producing the protein MTSGNGSGAASGGQSGEHFDVLIVGAGISGIGGAWHLQHQCPGRSFVVLDSLENFGGTWLTHKYPGIRSDSDLYTFGYRFKPWTSAPIASAPEILKYLGEVIDENDLASHIRYRHRIEAASWSSRDNLWTVDAVRTDTGEARRFTTGFLWMCQGYYRHSCGYTPEWKDMDRYRGILVHPQTWPQDLDYKGKRVLVIGSGATTATVVPAIAADTEHTTVLQRSPTYFLPAPNADEVADLLRVLEVDETWIHEIVRRKKLHDQLLLTQRSREEPEAVREELLAGVRAFLPEDYVREHFTPKYRPWQQRLAYVPDGDLFQGIQSGKASMVTDEIDRFTEKGVLLESGRELEADIIVTATGFNMSVLGDIAFTIDGKPLDLHQTVTYRGMMFTTVPNLLWIFGYFRASWTLRVDLLGDFVCRLLNSMKARGKKRVEVVLRPEDEGMPLLPWIDPDNFNPNYLMRALDLLPRRGEKPEWQHTQDYWAEKIAIPAIDLEGREFLYR; encoded by the coding sequence ATGACGAGCGGCAATGGGAGCGGCGCGGCAAGCGGCGGGCAGAGCGGCGAACACTTCGACGTCCTGATCGTCGGCGCCGGGATCTCGGGAATCGGCGGCGCCTGGCACCTCCAGCACCAGTGTCCCGGCAGGAGCTTCGTCGTGCTGGATTCGCTCGAAAACTTCGGCGGCACCTGGCTGACGCACAAGTACCCCGGCATCCGCTCCGACAGCGACCTCTATACGTTCGGCTATCGTTTCAAGCCGTGGACCAGCGCGCCGATCGCGAGCGCCCCGGAGATTCTCAAATACCTCGGCGAGGTGATCGACGAGAACGACCTCGCGAGCCACATCCGCTACCGGCACCGGATCGAAGCGGCGAGCTGGTCGAGCCGCGACAACCTCTGGACCGTCGACGCGGTGAGGACCGACACGGGCGAGGCGCGGCGCTTTACGACCGGCTTCCTGTGGATGTGCCAGGGTTACTACCGCCATTCCTGCGGCTACACGCCCGAATGGAAGGACATGGACCGCTACCGCGGCATTCTCGTGCATCCGCAGACGTGGCCGCAGGACCTCGACTACAAGGGCAAGCGGGTTCTCGTCATCGGGTCAGGCGCCACGACCGCCACCGTGGTGCCGGCCATCGCTGCCGATACCGAGCACACGACCGTGCTGCAGCGCTCTCCAACCTACTTCCTGCCCGCTCCCAACGCCGACGAAGTTGCCGACCTTCTTCGTGTCCTCGAAGTCGACGAGACGTGGATCCACGAGATCGTGCGCAGGAAGAAGCTGCACGACCAGCTCCTCCTGACGCAGCGCTCGCGCGAGGAGCCCGAGGCCGTGCGTGAGGAACTGCTCGCCGGGGTCCGCGCGTTTCTTCCCGAGGACTACGTGCGGGAGCATTTCACGCCGAAATACCGGCCGTGGCAGCAGCGCCTGGCTTACGTCCCCGACGGCGATCTCTTCCAGGGAATCCAGTCCGGCAAGGCCTCGATGGTGACAGACGAGATCGACCGCTTCACCGAGAAGGGCGTGCTGCTCGAGTCCGGGCGGGAACTGGAAGCGGACATCATCGTCACGGCGACCGGCTTCAACATGAGCGTGCTGGGCGACATCGCGTTCACGATCGACGGCAAGCCGCTCGACCTCCACCAGACGGTCACCTACCGCGGCATGATGTTCACGACGGTGCCGAACCTGCTGTGGATCTTCGGCTACTTCCGCGCGAGCTGGACGCTGCGCGTGGACCTGCTCGGCGACTTCGTATGCCGGCTCCTCAATTCCATGAAGGCCCGCGGCAAGAAGCGCGTGGAAGTCGTGCTGCGGCCCGAGGACGAGGGTATGCCGCTGCTGCCGTGGATCGACCCCGACAACTTCAACCCCAACTACCTGATGCGGGCCCTGGACCTGCTTCCCAGGCGCGGCGAAAAGCCCGAATGGCAGCATACCCAGGACTACTGGGCCGAGAAGATCGCGATTCCGGCGATCGATCTCGAGGGAAGAGAGTTTCTCTATCGCTGA
- a CDS encoding sulfotransferase domain-containing protein — MSTVVPARAPVAEYRHFIWDTRRWTGFEHRAGDIFVCTPPKCGTTWTQTIIAMLLFPDGDLPAPVIDLAPWLEARFSPASEVLDTLAAQKHRRSVKTHTPVDGIPWWPDAKYIVVGRDGRDAFMSFVNHMASMRPDKVGELIESAVAEGIQFEAMPPQEDIHEFFNGWMQDGGFFHFLNGYWELRDQPNVLFVHFDDLKANLEGEVRRIAAFLGIPIDEKRLPGILERCSFAWMKSHADRIGDFGQMFVGGAESFLFKGTNGRWQGVLTPEELARYEQKSRELLPPDLKKWLDRGGTAPAATST, encoded by the coding sequence ATGAGCACTGTGGTCCCGGCGAGAGCGCCGGTTGCGGAATACCGTCATTTCATCTGGGACACTCGGCGCTGGACCGGTTTCGAGCACCGTGCCGGCGATATCTTCGTCTGCACGCCTCCCAAATGCGGGACGACGTGGACACAGACGATTATCGCGATGCTGCTGTTCCCCGACGGCGACCTGCCGGCGCCGGTCATCGACCTGGCGCCGTGGCTCGAGGCGCGCTTCTCCCCGGCCAGCGAGGTCCTCGACACGCTGGCTGCCCAGAAGCACCGCCGTTCGGTCAAGACCCACACGCCGGTGGACGGCATCCCGTGGTGGCCGGACGCGAAGTACATCGTCGTCGGCCGCGACGGCCGCGACGCGTTCATGTCGTTCGTGAACCATATGGCGAGCATGCGACCCGACAAGGTCGGCGAGCTGATCGAAAGCGCGGTCGCCGAAGGAATCCAGTTCGAAGCGATGCCGCCGCAGGAGGACATCCACGAGTTCTTCAACGGCTGGATGCAGGATGGCGGCTTCTTCCACTTCCTCAACGGCTACTGGGAGCTGCGCGACCAGCCGAACGTACTGTTCGTGCACTTCGACGACCTCAAGGCCAACCTCGAAGGCGAGGTGCGCCGCATCGCCGCCTTCCTCGGCATCCCGATCGACGAGAAGCGGCTGCCCGGCATCCTCGAGCGCTGCTCGTTCGCGTGGATGAAGTCGCACGCCGACCGCATCGGCGACTTCGGGCAGATGTTCGTCGGCGGAGCCGAATCGTTCCTGTTCAAGGGTACCAACGGCCGCTGGCAGGGTGTGCTGACGCCCGAAGAGCTGGCGCGTTACGAGCAGAAATCGCGCGAGTTGCTGCCGCCCGATCTCAAGAAATGGCTCGATCGCGGCGGGACGGCGCCTGCGGCGACATCCACCTGA
- a CDS encoding sulfotransferase gives MHERYARPALVRRLNVMAAACGDASAVVPIDGDELVALAVSGTGISDFGDFGDGNWRDRLRCLVAAINESDLTVVGRLMTRQELLRCLRTRLFMAESWRRDPGIAGEVVRAPLVVTGPARSGTTITFELLSLDPQLRSPRAADVLHPAPPPGITDAERLAMTECEQELWSDVQPEFAAIHELRSDLPVECVTINAPSFAGSHWPMILRQLGDWSPDVVADFAWHRALLKTLQRGDARRRWLLKTPGYLLMLDSLAEAYPDAELILTHRDPVRTMPSTVSTTAMVQWLRSDHVDLALLSPMIGMVFSAALLDVARRRRDGSLPLSSGDVRFTELLADPVAAIRAAYSQLGREVSDEHARAMRGYVAAKPQGKFGRHDYTAADWGFDATLLRRELEAYTTTFAVAVEEERHG, from the coding sequence ATGCACGAACGTTACGCGAGGCCCGCCCTGGTGCGACGCCTCAATGTCATGGCCGCGGCTTGCGGCGATGCGAGCGCCGTCGTGCCGATCGATGGCGACGAGCTCGTCGCGCTGGCCGTTTCCGGAACCGGCATTTCGGATTTCGGCGATTTCGGCGACGGCAACTGGCGAGACCGCCTGCGCTGCCTCGTCGCCGCGATCAACGAGAGCGATCTCACAGTGGTAGGCCGCCTGATGACGCGACAGGAGCTGCTGCGTTGCCTGCGCACGCGTCTTTTCATGGCCGAGAGCTGGCGCCGGGATCCGGGAATCGCCGGCGAGGTCGTCCGTGCGCCGCTCGTCGTCACCGGTCCTGCGCGCTCCGGCACGACGATCACGTTCGAGCTGCTTTCGCTCGATCCGCAACTTCGCAGCCCGCGGGCAGCCGACGTGCTGCACCCGGCACCGCCGCCGGGAATCACCGACGCCGAGCGCCTGGCGATGACCGAGTGCGAGCAGGAGCTGTGGTCCGACGTGCAGCCGGAGTTCGCGGCCATCCACGAGCTTCGCTCCGACCTTCCGGTCGAGTGCGTGACGATCAATGCCCCGTCCTTCGCCGGCTCGCATTGGCCGATGATCCTTCGACAGCTCGGCGACTGGTCGCCCGACGTCGTCGCCGATTTTGCGTGGCATCGTGCGCTGCTGAAGACCCTGCAGCGAGGCGATGCGCGGCGCCGCTGGCTGCTGAAGACGCCCGGCTACCTGCTGATGCTGGACAGCCTCGCCGAGGCATATCCGGACGCCGAGCTGATTCTCACGCATCGCGATCCGGTACGTACGATGCCGTCGACGGTGAGCACGACGGCAATGGTGCAGTGGCTGCGCAGCGACCACGTGGATCTGGCGCTGCTGTCGCCGATGATCGGCATGGTGTTTTCGGCTGCGCTGCTGGACGTCGCGAGGCGGCGACGCGACGGGAGCCTTCCGCTGTCGAGCGGGGACGTACGTTTTACCGAGCTGCTGGCCGACCCGGTGGCTGCGATACGCGCGGCTTACTCCCAGCTCGGACGCGAGGTGAGCGATGAGCACGCCCGCGCGATGCGCGGCTACGTTGCCGCAAAGCCCCAGGGCAAATTCGGACGCCACGACTACACGGCGGCAGACTGGGGCTTCGATGCGACGTTGCTGCGGCGCGAGCTCGAGGCTTACACGACGACGTTCGCCGTAGCGGTCGAAGAGGAAAGGCATGGCTGA
- a CDS encoding DUF1214 domain-containing protein, whose amino-acid sequence MADEDRQSREAFSELLATLREVGERFAGTEWMMFSTDDEAETLRAILHHLATGLETQLDEDPARPLFRPIVTPWRKALGDNADAMYHDARIDSAGIYRVRGRTGGAIYVSFTVEAAADDGGFPSGTVGVLNDTGFDVDSEGRFDLTIGGPPKVRNWLGLAKNASRLTVRHYWEQQASPHAAPSPHLALTIDCVSGVAPAARAPDDTSIARSILRMATYVRSRTVDLIPRPGEADPPAFVSRVPNVFPAPAKPGAHALAAADAAYSMAPYVLGPDEALVLTGHWPSCRCANVSLWNRQLQTYDYLRHRVSLNRAQATADADGRFRIVLAHRDPGCANWLDTEGRSFGLVFWRFLLPQGPIETPQAEVVAIDSL is encoded by the coding sequence ATGGCTGACGAAGACCGGCAGAGCCGCGAGGCTTTTTCCGAGCTGCTGGCAACGCTTCGCGAGGTCGGCGAGCGCTTTGCCGGAACCGAATGGATGATGTTTTCGACCGACGACGAAGCGGAAACGCTGCGGGCGATCCTGCACCATCTCGCGACCGGCCTGGAAACCCAGCTCGACGAGGATCCGGCACGGCCGCTGTTTCGACCGATCGTGACGCCGTGGCGAAAAGCCCTCGGCGACAACGCCGATGCGATGTACCACGACGCGCGCATCGACTCGGCGGGCATCTATCGAGTGCGCGGCCGCACCGGAGGCGCGATCTACGTGTCGTTCACGGTCGAGGCGGCTGCCGATGACGGCGGGTTCCCGTCCGGCACCGTCGGCGTTCTCAACGACACCGGTTTCGATGTGGATTCCGAAGGGCGCTTCGACCTGACGATCGGCGGCCCGCCGAAGGTGCGCAACTGGCTCGGCCTGGCAAAAAACGCCTCGCGCCTGACGGTGCGCCATTACTGGGAACAGCAGGCGTCGCCGCATGCTGCGCCGTCACCCCACCTTGCGCTGACGATCGACTGCGTGTCCGGCGTCGCCCCCGCTGCTCGCGCGCCCGATGACACGAGCATCGCCCGCTCGATCCTTCGCATGGCCACGTACGTGCGCAGCCGCACCGTCGATCTGATCCCGCGACCGGGCGAAGCCGATCCTCCCGCGTTCGTCTCGCGGGTCCCGAATGTCTTTCCTGCGCCGGCAAAACCGGGAGCGCATGCGCTGGCGGCGGCAGATGCGGCGTACAGCATGGCTCCGTACGTGCTCGGTCCCGACGAGGCGCTGGTGCTGACGGGGCACTGGCCGTCGTGTCGTTGCGCGAACGTCAGCCTGTGGAACCGCCAGCTCCAGACGTACGATTACCTTCGCCATCGCGTCAGCCTGAACCGCGCCCAGGCAACTGCCGACGCCGACGGCCGCTTTCGCATCGTGCTCGCGCACCGGGACCCCGGCTGCGCGAACTGGCTCGATACCGAGGGGCGAAGCTTCGGGCTGGTGTTCTGGCGATTCCTTCTGCCGCAGGGGCCGATCGAGACGCCGCAGGCCGAAGTGGTCGCGATCGACTCGCTCTGA
- a CDS encoding PA0069 family radical SAM protein, producing MTGPGHHDGKRKGRGALSNRSGRFEALTDEGFDDGWPREIEERSSPATRLLPDHTRSIVASNESPDVPFDISINPYRGCEHGCIYCFARPSHAYLGMSPGLDFETRIFSKTDAPQLLRRYLSRPSYRCRILALGANTDAYQPVEARARVTRSILEVLGEFSHPVALLTKSALVTRDVDILSSMASRRLAQVSVSLTTLDPELARVMEPRASTPARRLQTIRELSSRGIPVAVLTAPMIPGLNDWELERLLEAAAGAGATTASWVLLRLPLEIGELFTEWLREHFPDRAERVLGLIRQTRGGDLYRSEFGSRMRGSGPYAEILQQRFDVATRRLGLDERAYRLDTSAFRVPPAAPGEASPQLGLFGG from the coding sequence ATGACTGGCCCGGGACATCACGACGGGAAGCGCAAGGGCCGCGGGGCCTTGTCCAACCGCAGCGGCCGCTTCGAGGCCCTGACGGATGAGGGATTCGACGACGGTTGGCCGCGCGAAATCGAGGAGCGGAGCTCTCCGGCCACGCGCCTGCTTCCGGACCACACCCGCTCGATCGTCGCCAGCAACGAGTCGCCGGACGTTCCTTTCGACATCTCGATCAACCCGTACCGCGGCTGCGAGCACGGCTGCATCTACTGTTTCGCCCGCCCTTCGCACGCCTACCTCGGCATGTCGCCGGGCCTCGATTTCGAGACCAGGATCTTTTCGAAGACCGACGCTCCGCAGCTTCTGCGTCGTTACCTGTCGCGGCCCTCGTACCGCTGCCGCATCCTCGCGCTCGGCGCCAACACGGACGCTTACCAGCCGGTCGAGGCGCGGGCGCGGGTCACGAGGTCCATCCTGGAGGTGTTGGGCGAGTTCTCGCATCCGGTCGCGCTGCTGACCAAATCGGCCCTTGTCACGCGGGATGTGGACATCCTCTCGTCGATGGCGTCGCGCCGCCTGGCCCAGGTCAGCGTCTCGCTGACGACGCTGGATCCGGAGCTGGCGCGGGTGATGGAGCCGCGCGCGAGCACGCCGGCTCGCCGCCTCCAGACCATCCGCGAGCTTTCCAGCCGGGGCATACCCGTTGCGGTTCTGACCGCGCCGATGATTCCCGGTCTCAACGACTGGGAGCTGGAGCGGCTGCTCGAGGCAGCAGCCGGCGCCGGCGCGACGACGGCTTCGTGGGTACTGCTGCGGCTGCCCCTCGAGATCGGGGAGCTGTTCACCGAGTGGCTTCGCGAGCATTTCCCCGATCGGGCAGAGCGAGTGCTGGGGCTGATCCGCCAGACGCGGGGCGGGGACCTCTACCGCAGCGAGTTCGGATCGCGCATGCGCGGCAGCGGCCCGTATGCCGAGATCCTGCAGCAGCGTTTCGATGTCGCCACGCGCCGCCTCGGTCTGGACGAGCGCGCCTACCGCCTGGACACGAGCGCGTTCCGGGTACCGCCGGCCGCACCCGGCGAAGCTTCGCCGCAGCTCGGACTGTTCGGAGGGTGA